A DNA window from Vigna angularis cultivar LongXiaoDou No.4 chromosome 1, ASM1680809v1, whole genome shotgun sequence contains the following coding sequences:
- the LOC108347846 gene encoding uncharacterized protein LOC108347846 gives MTQKMWPLSSEKNNSSSTTSATTNTAVATKSMVSACHCCCLVTKLMRKLKRRGRTLRPKSASRQGSFQCRYDPLSYSLNFDSTGCGSLMDEDYYKFYAFSSRFVANPRTTSSCPVLQLQSGNSH, from the coding sequence ATGACACAGAAAATGTGGCCTTTAAGCTCTGAAAAGAACAACAGCAGCAGCACCACAAGCGCCACCACCAACACTGCCGTGGCAACGAAATCCATGGTGTCAGCATGCCACTGTTGTTGTTTGGTGACGAAACTGATGAGGAAACTGAAGAGACGTGGGCGCACACTGCGACCGAAAAGTGCGAGTCGACAAGGTTCGTTCCAATGCCGCTATGATCCGTTGAGTTATTCCTTGAACTTTGACTCCACCGGATGTGGCAGCTTAATGGATGAAGATTACTACAAGTTCTACGCTTTCTCTTCCAGGTTTGTGGCAAATCCAAGAACAACTTCTTCATGCCCCGTTCTTCAACTACAATCAGGGAACTCCCATTAA